In a single window of the Pseudomonas entomophila genome:
- a CDS encoding two-component system sensor histidine kinase NtrB codes for MVSAQQPGQSSMPEARYEQLVQAVVDYAIYMLDPSGHVVSWNAGAQRIKGYRADEVIGKHFSLFFTLQDCADGRPERLLHQALEQGGAQDEGWRVRKDGTQFWALAALDVIRDDQGKVIGLAKVTRDITDRRESALQLDAMRAQLFQAQKLEALGQLTGGLAHDFNNLLTIILSSARLALNNRDPARTRRLLEHILDAGQRGTQLTQQLLSFARHRQLSVTCIAPAEVVEATRGLLEHALPRGIELHEQVEAGLPEIEVDAGQLQMVLLNLMFNARDAIQGAGKIRLVVECVQLAGEVEDLRGRFVRFAIHDDGQGIDSNVLPRIFEPFFTTKAFGKGTGLGLSQVYGFAKQSNGAISVASRPGEGTCMSLYLPASPAANDLEPQR; via the coding sequence TGAACAGCTGGTTCAGGCGGTGGTCGACTATGCCATCTACATGCTCGACCCTTCGGGCCATGTGGTGTCGTGGAATGCAGGGGCCCAGCGGATCAAGGGCTACCGTGCGGATGAGGTGATCGGCAAGCATTTTTCCCTGTTCTTCACACTTCAGGATTGCGCTGATGGGCGCCCTGAGCGTTTGCTGCACCAGGCGTTGGAGCAGGGTGGGGCGCAGGACGAAGGCTGGCGAGTGCGCAAGGACGGCACACAGTTCTGGGCACTGGCCGCGCTGGACGTCATCCGCGACGACCAGGGGAAAGTCATCGGCCTGGCCAAGGTGACTCGGGATATCACTGACCGCCGCGAATCGGCCCTGCAACTGGACGCTATGCGCGCGCAACTGTTCCAGGCGCAGAAGCTTGAGGCGCTTGGGCAGTTGACCGGAGGGTTGGCCCACGACTTCAACAATTTGCTGACCATCATCCTCAGTTCCGCGCGCTTGGCGCTGAACAACCGGGACCCGGCCCGTACCCGACGTCTGCTCGAGCATATCCTCGACGCCGGGCAACGGGGTACGCAATTGACCCAGCAGTTGCTCAGCTTCGCCCGCCATCGCCAACTCAGCGTGACCTGCATCGCGCCTGCCGAGGTGGTGGAGGCGACGCGTGGTCTCTTGGAGCATGCCTTACCGCGGGGCATCGAGTTGCATGAGCAGGTTGAGGCTGGGCTGCCAGAGATCGAGGTGGATGCGGGGCAGTTGCAGATGGTGCTTCTCAACCTGATGTTCAATGCCCGAGACGCGATCCAGGGTGCCGGAAAGATTCGCCTGGTGGTCGAATGTGTCCAGCTGGCCGGCGAGGTGGAAGACCTGCGGGGACGCTTCGTGCGCTTCGCCATACATGACGATGGCCAGGGTATCGATTCGAACGTGCTGCCGCGGATATTCGAGCCTTTCTTCACTACCAAGGCCTTTGGCAAGGGCACGGGCCTCGGGCTCAGCCAGGTCTATGGTTTCGCCAAGCAAAGCAATGGTGCGATCAGCGTGGCCAGCCGACCAGGCGAGGGGACCTGCATGAGCCTCTACTTGCCGGCCAGCCCGGCGGCCAACGATCTTGAACCGCAAAGGTAG